A DNA window from Brassica napus cultivar Da-Ae chromosome C1, Da-Ae, whole genome shotgun sequence contains the following coding sequences:
- the LOC111212529 gene encoding putative F-box protein At3g23260, protein MHWRSLPGDLVEDILSRVSAIPLVRLRETSKQWNAKLKSGSFAKMHAAHAPKEESLMITLIDHRVCLVKINLHDPSVKVAPHALYLKDPLSDSSKEVDIRNVFHCDGLLLCTTKDKRLVVWNPCSGETKWVKPRDSYKKTDYCALGYDNKSSSKQYKILRLDRQDRPNKNVYEIYDFNSNSWRVLGVATDWFLAKYRRGISVKGNTYWVATQAAEKPYHDFILSFDFSTEMFQNLSLPHPFPYGISSLSVVREEQLCLLGAKRHMLYMDDGASFSDLQVWVITSTGSWNKFLALYNTTSDTFSKGMSFLADEQNQVVVFLNTKNILHVMRQNKHSLEKHLGGKSSVLLNYVPSLAQIQEATLPGGRKRKAPST, encoded by the coding sequence ATGCATTGGAGAAGCCTTCCGGGGGATTTGGTAGAGGATATACTCTCTAGGGTTTCTGCTATACCTTTGGTACGACTCCGAGAAACATCGAAACAATGGAACGCTAAATTGAAAAGTGGGAGCTTCGCTAAGATGCACGCTGCTCATGCACCAAAGGAGGAGTCTCTGATGATCACGTTGATTGATCATAGGGTTTGCTTAGTAAAGATCAACCTCCATGATCCATCTGTTAAGGTTGCACCTCATGCATTATACCTGAAAGATCCTCTTTCTGATTCTTCCAAAGAAGTCGACATACGTAACGTTTTTCACTGCGATGGCTTATTGTTATGCACCACAAAGGACAAGAGACTCGTGGTTTGGAATCCATGTTCAGGGGAAACCAAGTGGGTTAAACCTAGAGACAGCTACAAGAAAACCGACTACTGTGCTCTCGGTTACGACAACAAATCCTCCAGCAAGCAATACAAAATCTTGAGGTTGGATCGTCAAGATAGACCAAATAAGAACGTGTACGAGATTTATGACTTCAACTCTAATTCGTGGCGTGTTCTTGGTGTGGCTACTGATTGGTTTTTAGCAAAATATCGTCGTGGCATATCTGTGAAGGGAAATACTTATTGGGTTGCTACTCAAGCAGCAGAGAAGCCATACCATGATTTCATACTAAGCTTTGATTTTTCAACCGAGATGTTCCAAAATCTGTCTCTTCCTCATCCTTTTCCGTATGGTATATCGTCTTTATCAGTGGTGAGAGAAGAGCAACTTTGTCTCTTAGGTGCTAAACGTCACATGCTTTATATGGATGATGGTGCAAGTTTTTCAGATTTACAAGTATGGGTGATAACTAGTACTGGATCATGGAACAAGTTCCTAGCATTGTATAATACAACTAGTGATACGTTTTCTAAGGGGATGAGTTTTTTGGCAGACGAGCAGAACCAAGTTGTAGTGTTTTTAAACACCAAAAACATTTTACACGTTATGCGACAAAATAAACACTCACTAGAGAAACATCTTGGTGGAAAATCCTCTGTTCTTCTGAATTATGTACCAAGTTTGGCTCAAATTCAAGAAGCTACACTTCCTGGAGGACGCAAAAGGAAAGCACCAAGCACGTGA